The Anas acuta chromosome 1, bAnaAcu1.1, whole genome shotgun sequence genome segment GTGTCCTGTTTGAAGTGCCTTCGAACTGAAATTGCTACGATATTAATGATATTAAAATCATCTCACTCGAAATACCAGCTTTTAAATAAGATTAGGTATGGTTTATTTGTGTGAGAACCACGGGGGGGAaggttttgtgcttttcttggTCTTGTGCTGCTGGAAAATGGAGTTGAATCCGTGCCAGGGAGCCGTGGCCTTGCCCAGCAGCCAGACTTCTGCTTTCTGGCCTGAGGCGCTCTGCTGTTTATAAAccagggacaaaaaaaaaaaagtcgtgCCATAACCTCTTGTTTTTGGCACAGCAAGTCCTGTTTGAAACATACACTGAAAGCCAGGAGGGGAATAAAAGCAGCGTCCTGACTTGCCCTCTGTTCAGAGCTCTTTGTTCTGGAAGTGCTCTGCTCGCTGCGGGGCAGGGCGCAGCACCTGAGAGTGGGGTGAAAGGCAGAGCTGTGGAAGTGGCAGCtttattaagcttttttttttttcctgtaacgAATGTTTGGTTTAAACAGGCGCTTTTATTTACTTGCGTTTTGTTGTGATAACTTTGTTTCTGCAGGCGTGTAAATCTTGGCTTGTCGGGAGTCAACGTCCTGTGGATTTTTGGAGAATAACAACTTCTCTGGCGGGATTCCAGGCCAGAAGAGCGATGATCTGATCCTGGCTTCTCTGGCAAGACAAACCCAGCAGGATCGTTACGTTACTTGAACACAGAATTCTCTGAAACGAGATAATTTAAGCTCTGCTTTGTGGGCAGAGGGGAAGCGTTTGTAAATCTCCGCGGGTTTTGTCAacgttttctttaaaatgtcttgcTGTTGAAATGCTCCTACATACGAATTCCAGGCAGGTTTTCCCTTTCCAGCCCTTCACCTGAGCGAGTCCATCTTGCAAGGCCCTTTGGTGTCCGTGTTGTGTGTACCATTCCCTGCCAGGTCCGTTTTCATTGATATTATTAAGGACgataagaaaaacattaatttttatcCCCGACTGCTGCTATAATTGGGTGTTGTAACCCTGCCAGCTGTCTCCGTGTCGCAGAtgtaaaggaaagagaaaaccctgctgctttcagtatgtaaggtgttttttaaaatacatttttatttttataagcaaaACAAGCATGCCAGGCACACGCGACTGTCTTATGAGCTGTGTGACACCGTGGGCATCTCGAGAACAACCGCGACATTTTCCTGCCttggctttttaattttttaatttattttttttaacctctcaTCAGCTTTTCTGCTAGTAACCTCCTCCTGGGGGCTATACAGCCTCTCGCACAGCTTCTACATCTCAGTGTGAGACCAGGCTGTATAAACCTGGCCCCGCTTTGGAATGGaccttttggggaaaaaagcctTGGTTTCAAAGAAGAGCACTTggaatatttggaaaaaaaaatcttttttttttttacaaggaaGGGGGAGAATCTGTTCGGGGCTGTGGCAAAGCAGCGTTTCAGAAGTGTACATAGTCTGTAATTTTTATAAACAGGGATAAAAATTCATTGCTGATGGTTTTTGTGGGCTTAAAGCAAGGATGTCACCTCGTTCTCCTCTCTGTCCCAGCAACCAACGGAGCCCGGTGTGCCTGTAAATGCCAAAAAAACCTTTGTACATGCAGGAGGGAGAATAATGGGCCTGTCACTGGAGCCaagtgctgtgtgttttgttatgaaaatatatttttgtaccATATTTTTTGTGTCaagctttgttctgcttttgtcaTGCAcacagaaaggggaaggggaattTGGGATGGTCACTTCTCCGCGGGCTGCTGATTTTTGGCATGAGCCAAAGGGGAGAGCTGCCTCTTCCTCGTGCCTCTGCCCCCCCCGGGGAGATGCGGATTTTTCCCGGTGCCTGCCCAAAAACTGGCTCGTTTGGTTCCTGGATTAATTGGGTTCACCTTATCAAACAGCTGTTGGGGTTTTTCCTGTGCTTCGGCATCGCTGATTGAATTAATTGGGATTTGCACAAACGATAGCGAGGAGGAACAGCCGAGCTCTCAGCGCTCCGTTACTCTCACATGCTAAAACCTCCTTCTgtgcagatttttaatttttttgaccaaaaaatggatgttttggaagaaaagccTGCCCCCTGCTCAGCCAGGGGCTGTCCCTAATTCAACAAGGGACACCCCAGAAACCTCCCAACCTGTGCGCCCCTGGGTCCTGCGTGTTCCTGGGGTCCTGTGCACCCCCAATTCTCTAATTCAGTCCCCGTGCAGCCCTTAACCCTAtgcaccccaaaaaaacaagcacTCTGGTCCCTGTGCACCCCAGTTCCCATGTACCCCATGCATCGTGCACCCCATTCCCTACATATCCCAAATGCCCGTGGATCCCAACTCCTGTGTACCCCAATACACCGTGCCCTCAGGTCTTTGTGCACCCCGGGACACCCCACAGCTCACATCTGCACCCCAATAATTCTTGCACCCCATTCCCATGCACCCCAGATCCCCATGTACCTGCATCCCCTGCACACCCCAATATATCACACCCCAACCCCATGCACCCTGCTTCCCGTGCAGCCCAGtaccctgcagccccctgcaccccacatCTGCCACATACCCCAATAAACCACGTGCCCCAACCCCATAAAAGCCCCATTCCAATACACCGTGCACCCCAATAATTACGCACCCCATTCCTGTGTACCCTTGTGTCCTGTGCACCCTGATCATTGCAGACCCCATTTCCATGCACCCCCATCCCCTATGCACCCCAATAAACCACGCTCTATATTTCCAAGCACCCTTGTGCCCTGTGCACCCCAAAACATCACGGACCCCATTCCCATGCACCCCTAACCCCTGTGCACCCCAGTAAACCACGCACCCCATTCCCATACACTCATGTGCCCTGTGCATCCTAATAACTGTGCACCCCATTCCCAAGGACCCTTGTGCCCTATGCACCCCAATACATCATGGACCCCATTCCCATGCACCCCCATCCCTCCTGAACCCCAATAAACCATGCACCCCATTTCTATGCACCCTGGTACTCTGCATACCCTGATAATCGTGGACCCCATTCCCATGCACCCTTATCCCCTGTGCACCCCAATAAACCACACACCCCATTTCCAAGCATCCTTTTGCCCTGTGCACCCCGATACATTGCGGACTGATATCCCATGTACCCTCATCCCCTGTGCACCCCGATAAACCACGGACCCCATTCCCATACACCCTGGTGCCCTGTGCACCCCAGTACATCGTGGACCCCATTCCCATGCACCCTTAACCCCTGCGCACCCCCATAAACCACACACCCCATCCCCAAGCACCCTGGTGCCCTGTGCACCCCAATACATCATGAACCCCATTCCTATACACTCTTGTGCCCTGTGCATCCTAATAATTGTGCACCCCATTCCCATGCACCCTGGTGCCCTGTGCACCCCAATAAACCACGCACCCCATTCCCATACACCCTTAACCCCTGCGCACCCCAATAAACCACACCCCCCATCCCCAAGCACCCCGTGCACCCCGATAAACCACACACCCCGATAAACCACGCACCCCATTCCCAAGCACCCTTGTGCCCTGTGCACCCCAATAAACCACGCACCCCATTCCCATACACCCCCACCCCCTGCACACCCCCATAAACCACACCCCCCATCCCCAAGCACCCCGTGCACCCCGATCCACCGCGCACCCCATTCCCAAACACCCCCATCCCCTGCGCACCCCAATAAACCACCCACCCCGATAAACCACGCACCCCATCCCCATGCCCTCCCCATTACGCCCCCCTCCCCATTCCGCCCCCACCCCACCAcaggtgctgcagccccggcccctcccgGGGGCGGCTCCCGGGGGCGCGCCCGGCGCATGCCCGGCGCCTCCCGTTaaatggggccgggcggggggctccgggacctctgcgcccccccctccccaccccaccccacttTTGGGTCCCACCGCCCCCTCCCCATGGCCACCGAGAGCGAAcccgggcggcgccgccgcTGCTGCACGCAGGATGCGCTGGGTGAGCGGGGTTGGGGTCCCCTCTAAACCCCCCTTTTTGGGGTCTTCACCCTGTTGTAGGGTCCCCCCCTTATGAGGTTCTCCCCCCCTCTCCAGCATCATCCGTTTTTTGCCCGCTGTGGGGGTCCCGTCCTCAGCCCGCTTTGGGATTTCCCCGTTGTGGGGTCGTTGCCCCGCTCCCGGATCCTTTCCCACTCctcttttggggttttgttcCCTTTCCGCTGTAGGGTCTTCCCTTAGCCCCTTGTGGGGTCCTTGTCCCGCTGTGGGATCCCCCTTTATCCCCTCCTGTGGGGTCCCATCCTCACTGCACTTTGTAATCCCCCCCTTACTCCTCCTGTGGGGTCCTCGCCCCATTGCAGGATCCCCCTTTACCTCCCCGTGGGTGTCCCAACCTCACCCCATTCCAGGATCCCCCCCTTTGGGGCCTTCAGCCCACTCTGGGACCCCCTTTTACCCCCCCCATAAGGATCCTATCCTCACCCCACTGCGGGATCCCCCCCTTACCTCCTTGTGGGGTCCTTGCCCCACTGCAGGATCCTCCTTTACCCTCTTGTAGGGTCCTTGCCTCCCTCTGGGGGTCCCATCCTAACCCCTCTATGGGATTTTCCCCCCTCCTTATATCCCCTGTGGGGGTTCTGTCCTCACCCCAGTGCAGGATCCTCCCCTTACACCCTTGTGGGGTCTTCACCCCACTCTGGGATCCCCCCTTACCCTCTTTTGGGGTCCTTGCCCCCTGTGGGGGTCCTGTCATCACCTTACTCCTCCGGGGTCCTCACCCTGCTCTGGGATCCCCCCTTGCCTCCCCTATTGGGGTCCCATTCCCACCCCACTGCAGGATCTCCCCTTACCAGCCCCCATAGGATCCCATCTTCACCCTACTTTAGGATTGCCCCTTATCCCCTTGCGGGGTCTTCACCCCACTGCGGGATCCCCCCTTACCCCCTTTTGGGGTCCCATCCTCACCCCACAATACCTTTTCCCCACCTTTATGGTGCTTGGGGACCtccaccccagcaccccaaccTTCCCATGGTTTGACCCATCCCTGCTATGACTCCGACCCTATATTTTCTCCCCCCATAGatgtccccaaaccccccgAACCCCGTCCTGATGGGGACGCCCTGCGCCGGGGCTCCCTCTGCGACCACCGCTGCGCCACCATCAACAACGTGCAAGGGGACCTGGGCGACGTTGGCTACCACCAGCATCGGCCCCGTGGCCACGCAGGTAGGGCTGTGCTGGCTTTTAGGGTTACGGGGGGGTCCCTACACCCCATAacttccccccttttcccccgCAGCCGTGTCCTCGCcgccctgctgccagcagcactcgGAGGAGGTGTGCGAGAGCTGCGTGGTGAAAACCACGCTGACGGCCGAGAACGTGGTGGAGGCCAACAAGCTCTCCAACAACTACAAGGTGGGTGAGGAGCACCCGTGGGTGCCCCTGTATGGCCGCACGGGGGCTTTTTTTAcccaaaaaaatccctttttgcAGTTTGGCTTCAAGAAGTGGAAGAGCCACGTGACGGCGCGGCCGTGGGAGGACCGCTCGGAGATCGTCAAGGAGCTCTACTCCGACCTCAACGTCATCCGTGGCCACGGAGGTGGGTGGTTTCGGGGCCTGGATTTGGGATGGAGGAGGTGGTGTGGGTGAGAACTGTCCCCATCCggctcgtttttttttttcccccctcctgtAGGGTCCACGGTGACGTTTGGGAACGTCCTCTACCTGCTGCTCTTCGGCTGGTGGCTCTCGCTGCTCTACGTCCTCGTGGCCGCTCTGATGTTTGTCACCGTCGTGGGGGCTCCCTATGGTGAGTCCCAAAAATTTGGGACCCCCTTTGGAAGGGTTTAGGGGAGCCACGGGTGGCTGAAATCCCCCAAGGGGGTGAAGCTCTGGGTCCCGTGCcgtggggtggctgcagggaggaCGTGTCCCTGACCCTTGTGTCCCCGCAGGGCGGCTCTGCTGGGACCTGGCCGGGTATTTCCTCTGGCCCTTTGGCAAAGTGATCCAGAAAACAGAGGTAACAACCTGCCCCAAATTTTAGGGCATGATTGGGGTGGCCACGGTGCCCCAAACTGGACCCTGACTTCCCTTCCCGATCTCCCCCAGGCTCCCAAATCTCGCCGGGCGCTGGGTGCCTGCGAGGCCGCCGCGGAGGCGAGCGGCACAGGGgagagctcagccctgctcgGTGGCCCCGTGCCCCGCCGCTGGCGCCCACGCTGCTGGGATGATGAAGGATACTGGGTGAGCCCCGTGTCGACCCCAATAACACCCCCTTCCTGGGTTTGGGGACACCGAGGGTCCCCGTTTTGGCAGGGACGGCACCCACGGGTGGCCTCCGCTGCCGTGGGGTGGGTTTTTTGGTGGCAAACCCTAAATACCTGTCCCAGCAGCGTGCCGGCACCGTGGCGTGGTTGTGTTTGGGGTACCCCATACTGGCGTTGGCCCATGGGTTGGTGTGCGTCGCCGCCTGGCTCCTCGTCTTCCTCATCCCCGTGGCCAAGCTGAGCGCCCGCACGGCCGCCCgcgtcctgctgctgcccccggAGAGGGTGCACGTCCGGCGCTTGAGGATGGTGGGTGCCTTTAgggctgttttttatttttttggggtggggagggaggccCGGCACGGTGTCACCGAGCTGTCCCTCGGCAGACGGAGGTGCCGCTGGACGCGGAGGTGATCCTGTGCTGCTACCGCGCCGTCAACCCCTACTACTACAAATACGCCGTGGACGGCATCAACGTCTTCGCTGTCAGTATCCTTTCCTGTCTTGGGGTGCTTGGGgtgaccccaaatcccacctGAGCTTGGTCCTTGacccagcaccccccagactTGCTGCCCCTGGTGCTGGTGACGTTGGTGCTGGGCTACGTGGACAGCCACAACCTCCTGACGAGCTCTCCGGTCAAGTTCACGTTGGCGCTGCTCTCCATCATGCCCTTGTCCTACTACATCGGGATGGCCATCGCCAGGTGAGGTGGGGACAACACGGGGACATCCCCGGCGAGGTGGGGACACGGGATGTCCATTCTGGTATTTTCTGCCCCCTTTTTCAGCATCTCGGCCCAGAGCAACTTCGCGGTGGGCGCGGTGGTCAACGCCACCTTCGGCTCCA includes the following:
- the LOC137849971 gene encoding uncharacterized protein isoform X2, which encodes MATESEPGRRRRCCTQDALDVPKPPEPRPDGDALRRGSLCDHRCATINNVQGDLGDVGYHQHRPRGHAAVSSPPCCQQHSEEVCESCVVKTTLTAENVVEANKLSNNYKFGFKKWKSHVTARPWEDRSEIVKELYSDLNVIRGHGGSTVTFGNVLYLLLFGWWLSLLYVLVAALMFVTVVGAPYGRLCWDLAGYFLWPFGKVIQKTEAPKSRRALGACEAAAEASGTGESSALLGGPVPRRWRPRCWDDEGYWQRAGTVAWLCLGYPILALAHGLVCVAAWLLVFLIPVAKLSARTAARVLLLPPERVHVRRLRMTEVPLDAEVILCCYRAVNPYYYKYAVDGINVFAVNLLPLVLVTLVLGYVDSHNLLTSSPVKFTLALLSIMPLSYYIGMAIASISAQSNFAVGAVVNATFGSITELTFYITALIKGSREGNGCYAEIVKSALTGTLVGCVLFVPGLCMVIGGIRHQEQRFNSRSAGVSSALLFLSVGGVFAPTLFSKVYGKLVCGECHNVTQNPLGHYLCHNCHFDLMENNGTLYYSHVQPLVYTVSLLLPAAYLIGLFFTLKTHSHIYDIHISDCHMPGHHHSAVVHWSRWRALVILLLSTLCMSACADLATEHISPILTNSTISQYFIGVTVLAMVPELPEIVNGIQFALQNNLSLSIEIGNCIAVQVCMLQIPILVLFTIFYPTNFTLVFSDLHVYASMFSVVLMNYIFMDGKCDYFQGTVLVMVYFILLAVYFFAPSPSGC
- the LOC137849971 gene encoding uncharacterized protein isoform X1, producing the protein MGPGGGLRDLCAPPSPPHPTFGSHRPLPMATESEPGRRRRCCTQDALDVPKPPEPRPDGDALRRGSLCDHRCATINNVQGDLGDVGYHQHRPRGHAAVSSPPCCQQHSEEVCESCVVKTTLTAENVVEANKLSNNYKFGFKKWKSHVTARPWEDRSEIVKELYSDLNVIRGHGGSTVTFGNVLYLLLFGWWLSLLYVLVAALMFVTVVGAPYGRLCWDLAGYFLWPFGKVIQKTEAPKSRRALGACEAAAEASGTGESSALLGGPVPRRWRPRCWDDEGYWRAGTVAWLCLGYPILALAHGLVCVAAWLLVFLIPVAKLSARTAARVLLLPPERVHVRRLRMTEVPLDAEVILCCYRAVNPYYYKYAVDGINVFAVNLLPLVLVTLVLGYVDSHNLLTSSPVKFTLALLSIMPLSYYIGMAIASISAQSNFAVGAVVNATFGSITELTFYITALIKGSREGNGCYAEIVKSALTGTLVGCVLFVPGLCMVIGGIRHQEQRFNSRSAGVSSALLFLSVGGVFAPTLFSKVYGKLVCGECHNVTQNPLGHYLCHNCHFDLMENNGTLYYSHVQPLVYTVSLLLPAAYLIGLFFTLKTHSHIYDIHISDCHMPGHHHSAVVHWSRWRALVILLLSTLCMSACADLATEHISPILTNSTISQYFIGVTVLAMVPELPEIVNGIQFALQNNLSLSIEIGNCIAVQVCMLQIPILVLFTIFYPTNFTLVFSDLHVYASMFSVVLMNYIFMDGKCDYFQGTVLVMVYFILLAVYFFAPSPSGC